In Ictalurus punctatus breed USDA103 chromosome 3, Coco_2.0, whole genome shotgun sequence, the following are encoded in one genomic region:
- the si:ch73-52p7.1 gene encoding uncharacterized protein si:ch73-52p7.1, whose translation MSEINLLGHVGCVALYCVLSLVMPAILRAEFTLASVSEHHIIICTCMQDLVACSIINSSECVCHNHPFSMLEHNTGPSTVTYKRLTVWYTSPLNVARLLNNSEVRHLALAKCNSARGTSLAVHYFTVRRLERLYVSYPFWMPGQNHDIVLGRDVGMPYHEEPRIAVIHTDVLVGKDELKAYTMKTMVDSNGMSPFPEMFMRMDELPDMSSIFVSFLY comes from the coding sequence ATGTCAGAGATAAATCTTTTGGGTCATGTGGGCTGTGTCGCTCTGTACTGTGTCCTGTCTCTGGTCATGCCGGCAATCCTGCGTGCAGAGTTCACTCTGGCCAGCGTAAGTGAGCACCACATTATCATCTGTACATGCATGCAGGACCTGGTAGCCTGCAGCATTATCAACTCCAGTGAGTGTGTTTGTCACAACCACCCATTCTCCATGTTGGAGCACAACACCGGCCCCAGCACAGTGACTTACAAGCGTCTGACAGTGTGGTACACCTCACCACTCAACGTCGCACGCCTGCTGAACAACTCAGAGGTCCGCCACCTGGCACTGGCCAAGTGCAACTCAGCAAGAGGTACTTCGCTAGCTGTTCACTACTTCACAGTGAGGAGGCTGGAGAGGCTCTATGTCTCATACCCATTTTGGATGCCTGGGCAGAACCATGATATTGTGCTGGGTAGAGATGTGGGCATGCCTTACCATGAGGAGCCAAGGATAGCTGTCATTCACACGGATGTGTTGGTGGGGAAGGATGAGTTGAAAGCATACACAATGAAAACCATGGTGGACAGCAATGGCATGTCTCCATTCCCTGAAATGTTTATGCGGATGGATGAGCTTCCAGATATGTCCAGCATATTTGTATCTTTCTTGTACTAA